The DNA sequence ATCCTACAGGTAGCTTGTTCTGTATTCACGAGTTGAGATACAGATGATTCTGAATTTCCTGATGCAAGGACATAAAAATGTCATGAAACTGAATATTAAAGATTATGTTATTTGAATGAAACGAATGTAACAGTGCAACATGTGTCGGCCTCCGGTGCAGAAGCTTCAGAAGCGTCAGACGTCTTTTTACTGAGAGTTTCACTTTGAAAGATTTGATCCAGAGATCGGACCTCACAGCTCCGCCTTCTTCCCGGAGAGAAGCACCTGAGGCTGGATCCCCTCGTCCGACGACGCCCCCCCGCCCGTCTTCTCCACCGGagctttgctctttttcttcttcttcactttcttctccttcttcttcttggccaCCTTCTCTCCCTCCGAGCTGCCGTCTCCTCCCTCCGCTCCGGCCTTgcccttcttctttttcttcttcttcttgtcctcgGCGATGGCGGCCTGGTCGCCCTTCTTCTTCGCCTTCCAGTCCTCGCCAAGAcaagctggaggagaaaaggaaaggggGAACAACAAATGAAGGAATAATGACGAGAATCAcaaatttttaaaataaacaaccacaacaacacacctcaaaacatcacatgaccactcacgTACACTGGTGATGTAacataaacaggaagtgatataatacaataatataagCAGTAGAAAGTCGAGAAGAACACAAGacagggttcctacaggttttaacaagatacatttaagactttttaagacctttttaagaccactttgaatagagtttaagacctatttcacgaccatactggcaaaaagtatgaaggaaaattactatgaaagaagaaataagtcacagaattacttacaaagtaaatttatacccattcaacataagaacaataacaatacacaagtcaaacaagcttTAATCATGctttaaacatgcattaaacatgctgaaacaaattgaaataaaaggatgttccataaaacatgttgagagaaggaaattaaacatcccatcGAACACTACGAAACCTCTAACTTCTCAGCTCTGGacgaatcaaatttaagacccttttaagactttttaaggcctaaaatttcgattattaaatttaagaccttttaagactttttaagaccccgcgggaatCCTGTAAGAAAGAAGCTGgtaaacagatgtgtgtgtgtgtgtttgtgtgtgtgttacctgtgtctTGTCCTTTCAGAGCATGTTTCTCACACAGCAACGTGGTCAGATCTTCCTCTTGACTTCCTTTGTACCAGTCTTCAATCACGTCCTCATATCGCTCCACCAGCACGTCACActgagagtaagagagagatcAGGATTCTGAATCAAACCAGGAGCTAAACAAGAAAGAGACCATTTCCATATATAGTAAGGGCATTTTACCAGATATTTGACCAATTTGGGAACtaaatccttaccaagaaataaacgaataacgctacttttcaaattcaaatgtctgtttttccactaaggagcagttttggtgaaaaactaatgctgccctgacaattattacctttccacgaggctattgctttagacaaatagaaaaaagatagaatttttcatggtgttaactgggttatttttattttttattgttttgggggaggcggggggggtttggaaccctttattcgtgaataatggctgaaaatgcagAGAGTGGGGAAAGTGGGGGTAccctagtttgacccctcacaagttacttaaagccaaatttaacattttcgatttttcaaaaatcggttacaggtaccccaactttgagcaattttttaaggaggtttcccacgggagttgaatttcaacattttaagacatgatattacacaccttcctaaacacaattgtgaagaaatttcttggtaaggatttaGTTCCCAGATTTTCATATGTTGCCCTCACTaatagaaatctcaatatttaagCAGAAGTGTTTTGGTCGCACCTGCTTCTTGAGGTCGGCCACCTCCGCCGAGGTCTCGTTCCACAGCTCGAAGGGAATGTCCATCACCACGTTCACGCCTTTATTCACCAAACCGTGAAGCGTGGAGAAGGTCTCCGACAtgccctgcacacacacacacacaaacacacacacacacacacacacacacacacacacaaacacacacagatgaaactttacacaaactTACATCACAGGATTAAATCACATCACCGGGATTCCATCTCCGTTAGAAACAACTTCAAACCGCAGCtcaacacaacctgaggaatcTGAACCACAAaccgacgcacacacacacacacacacacacactgaccttggCGAAGCGGTTGCTGCCGGTGCGCTCCTTGTGCAGATTGTACTCCAGCAGCCTCTGACACACATTCTCTATGACCTCGATGAATCGCAGGtccctgcacagacacacacacggagagagaaacacaaacttgtGTGTTCACGACAACTCGATACAACTTCACGTCCTGTGACATCATTCAGTCACATGGAAACTCAGGTGTGTTAGTCCTGAAACTTCTGTTTTCACAGCTTCTCTGTTGTAGAGGAACTGAACCTgacatctgcatgtgtgtgtgtgtatgtgtgtgtgtgtgtgtgtgtgtgtatgtgtgtgtgtgtaagtgtgtgtgtgtgtcctaacaGGTTTCATTTCTGTGTTACGACTAAACTGAAACCTGTTCTCTCAAATTGTCTTTTCTTATTCTGCGATAGTTTGTATAAAAATCACcatgaaatggaaaatggaGACACTTCACAAAtgatgacaacacacacagacacacacacagacacacacttacgaCTTGACGTATTTGATAGGTGGCGCCCCCTTGCTGTCGATGAAGCGATAGTTCCTGCCGATCACTTCTTTCGTCTTCCCCGTCTCAT is a window from the Limanda limanda chromosome 22, fLimLim1.1, whole genome shotgun sequence genome containing:
- the cnpy3 gene encoding protein canopy homolog 3, which gives rise to MILATYACFLLVVCSAAAAKEAGDDEWVHLPNKCEVCKFVSIEMKSAFDETGKTKEVIGRNYRFIDSKGAPPIKYVKSDLRFIEVIENVCQRLLEYNLHKERTGSNRFAKGMSETFSTLHGLVNKGVNVVMDIPFELWNETSAEVADLKKQCDVLVERYEDVIEDWYKGSQEEDLTTLLCEKHALKGQDTACLGEDWKAKKKGDQAAIAEDKKKKKKKKGKAGAEGGDGSSEGEKVAKKKKEKKVKKKKKSKAPVEKTGGGASSDEGIQPQVLLSGKKAEL